Proteins encoded by one window of Aspergillus chevalieri M1 DNA, chromosome 6, nearly complete sequence:
- a CDS encoding TBC domain-containing protein (COG:U;~EggNog:ENOG410PGQR;~InterPro:IPR035969,IPR000195;~PFAM:PF00566), which produces MADSEAQARSPSQTSSSSSRPGHKTKTVRALSQKRHSTSSNTTSDLTSFPSLSPDRSPEGFVGEPALNRSLANALVDGEADNGGGNDIGRTRNRKATLAKLTSESPASSGRVALFDDSVALNTDVPGALHLADDAHIERLVASNGAVKLVRQFARDLALRDAEISRLRQRADKRERELKRMLREVSVSNQDIERRLYALDNRDDTTNGRDSGSHADQGSNGIDGLMQQAMTDDVGSEMHEEVNGVDCQTTLRPQQLDNDAKSGASSELGVNRKRQSGRGWQDYIFGSTAGSRKTSRASSVMSDVGDVDETNKSVRRKTFDEQLSGEQKTKPAGDDSSTHSRKSSNSLSSWAAKLLVGNNQGKGDSTDPGRKTPSGEQPRNRAVSSVNAPKGGMTAVAALKRINSNAPGAPGKPNGPARTNAQAPRRSAPSVSQGSEMADKTSNNLGPVEMDAILPMESRPPTLTHTYNNYQPGDLLTDRFGFIYDQRRKKRQREARSSVSRLSITETLSSFRSDSDGDEIPASPERPLSSPSPEDPDSGAVQVRKWQDYLKIPSKPTELLSHTPSAGPIVALTTGDDSQPRSASFSVDKSGSVSVNPARQPSASTSAVVADRPEFAGTSADETSAAAVGMAISNEQEPVRLLLDQLTDLHDSLQRDRTVRWNEFLRKVRAERKKEGEAAAAAAAAADRPLQSIDTPEASLADGEVIGIAGLGNKGKVGRAKWKEFRSLVLGGIPVSLRAKVWSECSGASAMRIPGYYEDLVTAAGGSDPDPSVVAQIDMDIHRTLTDNVFFRMGPGVSKLRDVLLAYSRRNPEVGYCQGMNLIAASLLLITPTAEDAFWILVSMIEVILPQHYYDHGLLASRADQVVLRQYITEVLPKLSAHLDDLGIELEALTFQWFLSVFTDCLSAEALYRVWDVVLCLNASTVTNNPTSSTLENDPSTNAAKTIASGSGGGSTFLFQVALALLKLNEQQLLTTCLTPAALYTYINHQMTNHAISIDGLIHASEALRNVVRREDVVERRTEALRDMREFN; this is translated from the coding sequence ATGGCGGACAGTGAGGCCCAAGCCCGCTCCCCCTCGCAgacatcctcttcctcctcccgccCGGGCCACAAGACCAAAACCGTCCGTGCCTTATCCCAGAAACGCCATTCGACCTCATCCAATACGACATCCGATTTGACCTCGTTTCCGTCGCTCTCACCGGACCGCTCGCCTGAGGGGTTCGTCGGTGAACCCGCGCTGAATCGCTCGCTGGCTAATGCGTTGGTGGACGGGGAGGCGGATAATGGTGGTGGGAATGATATTGGGCGGACGCGGAATCGGAAGGCCACGCTGGCCAAATTGACGAGTGAATCGCCGGCGTCGTCGGGTCGCGTGGCGTTGTTTGATGATTCCGTTGCGTTGAATACTGATGTCCCTGGTGCGCTGCATCTAGCTGACGATGCGCATATTGAGAGGTTGGTGGCGAGTAATGGTGCTGTGAAATTGGTAAGGCAGTTTGCGCGTGATTTGGCGCTGAGGGATGCGGAGATCTCAAGGCTGCGTCAGCGTGCTGAtaagagggagagggagttgaagaggatgttgcGTGAAGTATCAGTCTCGAATCAGGATATTGAGCGGAGACTGTATGCACTGGACAATCGTGACGATACAACGAATGGAAGGGATAGCGGGAGTCACGCCGACCAGGGTTCTAATGGGATCGATGGATTGATGCAGCAGGCTATGACGGATGACGTGGGGTCGGAGATGCATGAGGAGGTCAATGGGGTGGATTGCCAGACCACGCTTCGTCCGCAGCAACTGGACAATGATGCGAAATCGGGTGCGTCTAGCGAGTTGGGGGTAAATCGGAAACGGCAGAGTGGTCGTGGCTGGCAGGATTATATCTTTGGGAGTACCGCTGGGAGCCGGAAGACCAGTCGTGCTAGCAGTGTCATGAGCGATGTGGGGGATGTTGACGAGACGAACAAGTCGGTCCGCCGAAAGACTTTTGATGAGCAATTGTCTGGTGAGCAGAAAACCAAGCCCGCTGGAGACGACTCGAGCACGCATTCCCGCAAATCCTCCAACTCACTGTCATCATGGGCTGCCAAATTGCTGGTCGGGAATAACCAGGGCAAGGGAGATTCTACCGATCCTGGTCGCAAAACACCGTCTGGAGAGCAGCCCAGAAACAGAGCTGTTTCGTCTGTCAATGCACCGAAAGGAGGTATGACTGCGGTGGCGGCTCTGAAAAGAATCAATAGCAATGCCCCTGGCGCTCCTGGCAAGCCTAATGGACCAGCCAGAACCAATGCTCAAGCTCCGCGGAGGTCGGCACCGAGTGTTTCGCAGGGAAGCGAGATGGCCGATAAAACATCGAATAACCTCGGACCGGTGGAGATGGATGCTATTCTTCCTATGGAATCTCGGCCTCCTACTCTGACCCATACGTATAACAATTACCAGCCGGGTGATCTGCTCACCGATAGATTCGGATTCATCTACGACCAACGGCGAAAGAAGAGACAGAGGGAAGCTAGGAGCAGCGTCAGCCGCTTGAGTATCACCGAAACTCTGAGTAGCTTCCGAAGCGATTCTGATGGTGATGAGATACCTGCGAGCCCTGAGCGCCCACTTTCCTCTCCATCCCCTGAGGATCCGGATTCCGGTGCGGTTCAAGTTCGAAAATGGCAGGATTACTTGAAAATCCCGTCAAAACCAACGGAGCTGCTGTCTCATACGCCGTCTGCCGGTCCTATTGTCGCGTTGACCACTGGCGATGACAGCCAGCCACGCAGTGCTTCCTTCTCCGTGGACAAGAGTGGCTCTGTATCGGTCAACCCCGCTCGGCAGCCATCTGCGTCCACCTCTGCGGTGGTAGCAGATCGCCCAGAGTTTGCAGGGACGTCCGCTGACGAAACGTCTGCCGCGGCTGTGGGAATGGCTATAAGCAACGAGCAGGAGCCGGTCCGGTTACTTCTCGACCAGTTGACTGATCTTCATGACTCTTTGCAGCGGGATAGAACCGTCCGATGGAACGAGTTTCTGCGAAAAGTACGCGCCGAGCGGAAGAAAGAAGGCGAAGCAGCGgccgccgcagccgcagccgcagacCGGCCGTTACAGTCAATCGACACACCGGAAGCGTCTCTCGCAGACGGAGAGGTAATTGGTATTGCTGGTCTCGGAAACAAAGGAAAGGTCGGCCGTGCCAAGTGGAAGGAGTTTCGATCACTTGTCTTGGGTGGTATACCGGTGTCTCTCCGCGCCAAGGTCTGGTCTGAATGCAGTGGTGCGTCTGCAATGCGGATACCGGGTTACTACGAAGATCTGGTGACGGCGGCTGGAGGCAGTGACCCCGATCCGTCAGTTGTGGCGCAGATCGACATGGACATCCACCGGACGTTGACTGATAATGTGTTCTTCCGAATGGGGCCTGGTGTCAGCAAGTTGAGGGATGTTTTGCTGGCGTACTCGCGTCGGAATCCGGAGGTCGGTTACTGTCAGGGTATGAATTTGATTGCAGCGTCGCTGCTTCTGATCACCCCGACTGCGGAAGATGCGTTCTGGATTCTGGTCTCCATGATCGAGGTCATTCTTCCGCAGCACTACTACGACCATGGATTGTTGGCTTCGCGTGCGGACCAGGTCGTGCTGCGGCAGTATATCACTGAAGTTCTGCCTAAGCTATCAGCACACCTCGATGACTTGGGAATCGAGCTCGAAGCTCTGACGTTCCAATGGTTCCTATCCGTCTTCACCGATTGCCTCTCTGCAGAAGCTCTCTACCGCGTCTGGGACGTCGTCCTCTGTCTCAACGCCAGTACAGTCACCAACAATCCGACATCCTCAACCCTGGAAAACGACCCCAGCACAAATGCCGCCAAAACCATCGCCTCcggcagcggcggcggcagcacTTTCTTATTCCAGGTTGCTTTGGCCTTGCTCAAATTGAACGAGCAGCAGCTATTGACGACGTGCTTGACGCCTGCCGCGTTGTATACATACATCAACCACCAGATGACGAATCACGCGATTAGTATTGATGGGTTGATCCATGCTAGTGAAGCGTTGAGAAACGTGGTTCGTCGGGAAGATGTGGTGGAGAGGAGAACGGAGGCGCTGAGAGACATGAGGGAGTTCAACTAA
- a CDS encoding SDR family NAD(P)-dependent oxidoreductase (COG:Q;~EggNog:ENOG410PG47;~InterPro:IPR002347,IPR036291,IPR020904;~PFAM:PF00106,PF13561,PF08659;~go_function: GO:0016491 - oxidoreductase activity [Evidence IEA];~go_process: GO:0055114 - oxidation-reduction process [Evidence IEA]) has product MSAKQRLQALSQQLAEGIPDAGTFEDIPRIRQVAPDSVGPRMKDKVAIVTGANSPTGIGRATAHQYAHNGARAVYLCDYATTHLLTHKREIEALYPGVDVHIRDFDAGDESAVQAVVDDAVEKYGRLDVFFANAGVIGQPVAFTEIDGEGFMDTLRTNTLGVFLAVKHAAAAMKLTSKDKPYPAGSIICTASVAGLRSNAGSTDYSASKAAVISIAQTTAYQLTGTGIRVNAICPGLIETGMTAPVFDRARERGTERKVGQLNPLQRGAVADEVARVALFLGSEESSYVNGQAWAVCGGLSAGHPFVPGKLA; this is encoded by the exons ATGTCCGCCAAACAACGCCTCCAAGCCCTCAGCCAACAACTCGCCGAAGGAATCCCCGATGCAGGCACATTCGAGGATATCCCTAGAATTCGCCAGGTAGCGCCTGATTCCGTGGGGCC ACGGATGAAAGATAAAGTGGCTATTGTCACCG GAGCAAACTCCCCAACCGGCATCGGCCGCGCAACAGCCCACCAGTACGCGCACAACGGCGCTAGGGCAGTCTACCTCTGCGACTACGCAACAACACACCTGTTAACACACAAGCGCGAGATCGAGGCCCTGTACCCGGGCGTCGACGTGCACATCCGGGACTTCGACGCGGGCGATGAAAGCGCCGTTCAGGCTGTTGTTGACGATGCGGTGGAGAAGTATGGACGATTGGATGTGTTTTTTGCGAACGCGGGGGTTATTGGGCAGCCGGTTGCTTTTACGGAGATTGATGGGGAGGGGTTTATGGATACGTTGAGGACTAATACTTTGGG TGTCTTTCTGGCCGTCAAACACGCAGCGGCAGCTATGAAGCTCACCAGCAAGGATAAACCCTATCCCGCCGGCTCGATCATCTGCACTGCGTCTGTCGCTGGTCTGCGGTCCAACGCCGGCTCAACAGATTATTCTGCTTCAAAGGCTGCCGTGATTTCCATCGCGCAGACAACCGCCTACCAGCTCACCGGCACGGGCATCCGCGTTAATGCTATCTGTCCGGGTCTCATCGAGACAGGAATGACAGCGCCTGTGTTCGACCGGGCGAGGGAACGAGGCACAGAGAGAAAGGTCGGACAACTGAATCCATTGCAGCGGGGTGCTGTCGCAGATGAAGTTGCGCGTGTTGCGCTATTCCTGGGAAGTGAGGAGAGCAGCTACGTGAACGGGCAGGCGTGGGCGGTTTGCGGAGGTTTAAGTGCCGGCCATCCATTTGTGCCGGGGAAGTTGGCATAG
- a CDS encoding DENN (AEX-3) domain protein (COG:T;~EggNog:ENOG410PJ00;~InterPro:IPR001194,IPR005113,IPR037516,IPR043153;~PFAM:PF03456,PF02141) produces the protein MGPSLRDSSFPRPSTRDRPSTRDENSLVVPSRTSSLHSRITQPIPSQVNSKAAQRTPKTLTHAYMVCGVGREPSQWVRAPTPAQGKIGHMKGAVGQFWLPEILGSSPRLEQDNEIARALHSAMRACFPHDVEICTGKSQPHCVHHAFVLQQDSSHTLYGIALRVWSRADEKRAETIRELRKKTEPDFYDNPDETYWIPYCLSFLSRYPLYDLLGDYLRGMWIHWNKATNLFHAEEVSRILSFPAPRLNDLVRIDMKDYALCYQFPSSPTGFQNFSMWPLFTCLSIPNIVGVVEAAVSPTRRIIFVSHYPAILTVAAETIRYCVRVYEWSGLYVPIVHARHIKDLVQEPGPYILGVTAECRTLFNAPPDALVVDLDRNFVLTSSPPNILSPGQRTKFINRLTQALNGDVTPSGVPNHLRSAYAGGKLIPAGQIIVMRGEVESVQDPPWWNQDSVMGVMDHVCEKLGRNTGMKAIFGGSVKKPLMTKVSMRHLNEIVRERNQYSRDAMEAWQDFINLKGRMDTEIGKVTKRNNFLVEELETWKQQFLKFQAFAEQLTKETSELKVKIETHKRENRRLSGLIDQQKDDLARLTVRLSGTEKQRDDALEALVLQQEIAEELERERKRNQKEMAALQQTNSTLSRQRDEAQRVVVHLRTLIHGQSHHMEHIIRSVGSPEFSDAVQQQDESKSQHAEPATRRHSSLYSRKSSMMRRDARSERISAREVKDINPDLEQHLLNMSAGQERLSRLSITDVADRYLRDKTDAISDIIRGISEQCAAAVEGLHMAQDAVADDEPGKLAPAPEFDHTDGRSTRDGSEIDPSENNSLHPDGRGSSVPPTPDLVHNRSSTSMSMISNSTYPEQRSSQQYGPGEIPTRIVEDDDEHAHEAEDLDDQTETGQLSKQASEDLMRPGVSRLAA, from the exons ATGGGCCCGTCTCTCAGAGATTCTTCCTTCCCCCGTCCCTCGACTCGCGACCGCCCGTCAACCCGCGATGAGAACTCGCTCGTCGTCCCCAGTCGCACCTCGTCGCTGCATTCCCGCATCACCCAGCCGATCCCATCGCAGGTCAACTCCAAGGCCGCCCAGCGAACCCCCAAGACCCTGACTCATGCTTACATGGTCTGTGGTGTTGGTCGGGAGCCTTCGCAATGGGTCCGCGCTCCCACCCCTGCCCAGGGGAAGATCGGCCATATGAAGGGCGCCGTCGGTCAATTCTGGTTGCCCGAGATTCTGGGGAGCAGCCCCCGGTTGGAGCAGGATAATGAGATTGCCAGAGCGCTTCACTCGGCTATGAGG GCATGCTTCCCTCACGATGTCGAGATTTGCACCGGCAAGAGCCAGCCGCATTGCGTTCACCATGCCTTCGTCCTCCAGCAGGACTCCTCCCACACTCTCTACGGTATCGCTCTGCGAGTCTGGTCTCGCGCTGACGAGAAACGAGCCGAGACCATCCGGGAACTGCGAAAGAAGACGGAGCCTGATTTCTACGACAACCCCGACGAGACCTACTGGATTCCCTACTGCCTGAGCTTCCTCTCCCGGTATCCCCTGTACGACTTGTTGGGTGACTATCTCCGGGGTATGTGGATTCACTGGAACAAGGCTACGAACTTGTTCCACGCCGAGGAAGTCTCGCGCATCCTCAGCTTCCCTGCCCCGCGACTCAACGACCTTGTCCGTATCGATATGAAGGATTACGCCCTTTGCTACCAGTTCCCTTCGTCGCCCACCGGCTTCCAGAACTTCTCCATGTGGCCGCTCTTCACCTGCTTGTCCATCCCTAACATTGTCGGTGTTGTCGAGGCCGCTGTGTCGCCTACCCGCCGTATCATTTTCGTCAGTCACTATCCCGCCATTCTTACCGTTGCCGCTGAGACGATCCGGTACTGCGTGCGGGTGTACGAATGGAGCGGTTTGTACGTTCCCATCGTCCACGCCCGTCACATTAAGGACCTCGTCCAGGAGCCCGGTCCGTACATCCTTGGTGTCACCGCTGAGTGCCGTACCCTGTTCAACGCTCCGCCAGATGCGCTCGTAGTGGACTTGGACCGCAACTTTGTTCTCACCTCCAGCCCGCCCAACATCTTGAGCCCCGGCCAGCGCACCAAGTTCATCAACCGTCTGACCCAGGCCCTCAATGGCGACGTCACCCCGAGCGGTGTGCCAAACCACCTCCGGTCGGCCTACGCTGGCGGCAAGCTCATCCCCGCTGGTCAGATCATTGTCATGCGTGGTGAAGTCGAGAGCGTCCAAGATCCCCCATGGTGGAACCAGGACTCTGTCATGGGTGTCATGGACCACGTCTGCGAGAAGCTGGGCCGCAACACCGGTATGAAGGCCATCTTCGGTGGCTCCGTCAAGAAGCCGCTCATGACCAAGGTCTCCATGCGCCACCTCAACGAGATTGTCCGTGAGCGCAACCAGTACTCTCGCGATGCTATGGAAGCTTGGCAAGACTTTATCAACCTCAAGGGACGTATGGACACCGAGATTGGCAAGGTCACCAAGCGCAACAACTTCTTGGTCGAGGAGCTCGAGACCTGGAAGCAGCAGTTCCTCAAGTTCCAGGCCTTTGCTGAGCAGCTTACCAAGGAGACCTCCGAGCTCAAGGTCAAGATTGAGACTCACAAGCGCGAGAACCGCCGTCTGTCTGGTCTCATCGACCAGCAGAAGGACGACTTGGCTCGTCTCACTGTCCGTCTGTCTGGCACGGAGAAGCAGCGCGACGACGCCCTGGAGGCTCTCGTTCTCCAGCAGGAGATTGCCGAGGAACTGGAGCGCGAGCGCAAGCGCAACCAGAAGGAGATGGCGGCATTGCAGCAGACCAACTCGACGCTCAGCCGGCAGCGCGACGAGGCTCAGCGTGTGGTCGTCCACCTCCGCACTCTCATCCATGGCCAGTCGCACCACATGGAGCACATCATCCGCTCCGTTGGTTCGCCCGAGTTTTCCGACGCGGTCCAGCAACAGGACGAGTCGAAGTCGCAGCACGCCGAACCCGCCACCAGGCGCCATTCTTCTTTGTATTCTAGAAAGTCTTCCATGATGAGGAGGGACGCTCGCTCTGAGAGGATCTCCGCCCGGGAAGTCAAGGATATTAACCCCGACTTGGAGCAGCACTTGCTGAACATGAGCGCCGGGCAAGAGCGTCTCTCCCGCCTCAGCATCACCGACGTCGCCGACCGCTACCTCCGCGACAAGACGGACGCCATTTCAGACATCATTCGCGGCATCAGCGAGCAGTGCGCTGCTGCCGTCGAGGGCCTGCACATGGCCCAAGACGCTGTTGCCGACGACGAGCCGGGCAAGCTGGCCCCGGCCCCGGAATTCGACCACACTGATGGCCGCTCCACTCGCGACGGTAGCGAGATTGATCCCAGCGAGAACAACTCGCTGCACCCTGACGGCCGGGGGTCTTCCGTGCCCCCCACACCGGACCTCGTGCACAACCGCTCCAGCACCTCGATGTCGATGATCAGCAACTCGACATACCCGGAGCAGCGGTCAAGCCAGCAATACGGGCCCGGCGAGATTCCGACTCGGATAgtcgaggatgatgacgagcACGCCCATGAGGCCGAGGATCTGGACGACCAGACCGAGACTGGTCAATTGTCCAAGCAGGCCAGCGAGGATCTCATGCGTCCCGGCGTCTCTCGTCTTGCTGCTTAA